In Rahnella variigena, one DNA window encodes the following:
- a CDS encoding XTP/dITP diphosphatase, with product MQKVVLATGNAGKVRELAHLLADFGLDVVAQTELGVESAEETGLTFIENAILKARHAAAVTGLPAVADDSGLAVDFLGGAPGIYSARYAGVDASDQQNLDKLLVALKDVPQGQRNAQFHCVLVYMRHAEDPTPLVCHGSWAGEITFAQAGEGGFGYDPIFYVPELGKTAAELSREEKSAVSHRGQALKLLFAAMKEAVQKNA from the coding sequence ATGCAGAAAGTCGTATTAGCTACCGGCAACGCCGGTAAAGTGCGTGAACTCGCACATCTTCTGGCCGATTTCGGGCTGGACGTGGTGGCACAAACCGAACTCGGCGTTGAATCCGCCGAAGAAACCGGTCTGACGTTCATTGAGAATGCCATCCTGAAAGCCCGCCACGCGGCGGCTGTCACCGGTTTACCTGCTGTGGCAGATGACTCCGGCCTGGCGGTTGATTTTCTCGGTGGTGCGCCGGGGATTTACTCTGCGCGCTACGCGGGCGTTGATGCCAGCGATCAGCAAAACCTCGATAAACTGCTGGTTGCGCTGAAAGACGTTCCACAGGGCCAGCGTAATGCACAGTTCCACTGCGTGCTGGTGTATATGCGCCATGCTGAAGACCCGACGCCGCTGGTGTGCCACGGCAGCTGGGCAGGTGAAATCACCTTTGCCCAGGCAGGTGAAGGCGGCTTTGGTTATGACCCGATCTTTTATGTTCCTGAGCTGGGTAAAACCGCCGCAGAACTGAGCCGTGAAGAAAAAAGTGCGGTGTCGCACCGGGGACAGGCATTGAAACTGTTGTTTGCCGCGATGAAAGAGGCAGTACAGAAGAATGCGTAA
- the yggU gene encoding DUF167 family protein YggU: protein MVPALSPAFWQSDVLVLRLVIQPKASRDSLVGLHGDELKVTITAPPVDGQANTHLVKFLSKQFKVAKSQISIEKGELGRHKQVRITHPQNIPTEVAVLLAE from the coding sequence GTGGTTCCAGCTTTAAGCCCGGCGTTCTGGCAATCTGACGTGCTGGTTTTGCGGCTGGTTATCCAGCCCAAAGCCAGCCGTGACAGCCTGGTGGGTTTGCATGGCGACGAGCTGAAAGTCACCATCACCGCCCCGCCGGTAGACGGACAGGCCAACACACATCTGGTGAAATTTCTCTCAAAACAGTTTAAAGTCGCCAAAAGTCAGATAAGCATCGAAAAGGGCGAGCTGGGCCGCCATAAACAAGTCCGCATTACCCATCCGCAAAATATCCCGACTGAGGTCGCGGTACTGCTCGCAGAATAA
- a CDS encoding YggT family protein, with the protein MLTLTFLVKTLIDLYVMVLLLRIWMQWARTDFYNPFSQFVVKITQPIIGPLRRIIPPLGPIDSASLLLAFILCTIKFPLLLLIQSGAIFFGLSSLLIGLIGLVKAAGYLVFWLVIIRSLMSWVSQGRGPMDYLLMQLTEPLMAPIRRILPAMGGIDFSAMVVILILYMLNYLGMDLLGALWFQL; encoded by the coding sequence ATGTTAACGCTGACTTTTCTGGTCAAAACACTGATTGATCTCTACGTGATGGTTCTGCTGCTGCGCATCTGGATGCAATGGGCACGTACAGATTTTTATAACCCGTTTTCACAGTTCGTGGTGAAGATTACTCAGCCGATTATCGGACCACTTCGCCGGATTATTCCGCCGCTGGGCCCGATTGACAGCGCAAGCCTGCTGCTGGCTTTCATTCTTTGCACCATCAAATTCCCGCTGCTGTTGCTAATCCAAAGCGGCGCTATCTTCTTTGGTCTGAGCAGTCTGCTGATTGGCCTGATAGGGCTGGTCAAAGCCGCGGGTTATCTGGTGTTCTGGCTGGTCATTATCCGCTCATTGATGAGCTGGGTGAGCCAGGGCCGCGGACCAATGGATTATCTGCTGATGCAGCTGACTGAGCCGCTGATGGCACCCATCCGTCGTATTCTTCCTGCGATGGGCGGCATCGATTTCTCGGCAATGGTGGTGATCCTGATCCTGTATATGCTGAATTATCTCGGAATGGATCTGTTGGGTGCGCTGTGGTTCCAGCTTTAA
- the proC gene encoding pyrroline-5-carboxylate reductase has protein sequence MQHRKICFIGAGNMAGAIISGLVESGYPASMISVCAPSTTHRDALAAKYGVHSSSDNNACAQAADVVVLSVKPQMMADVCKALQKDVDFSDKLVLSIAAGVSVARFCELLGDNLNIVRIMPNTPSLVGQGMSGLYAPVQVSQADRDYSGELMTAVGKICWVDTEEGINHVIAAAGSAPAYFFLFMEAMQAEAQRLGFSAETARMLVEQAASGASALVAASPDTPLSQLRENVTSKGGTTFEALKVFTDRQLPEIVSEAMQAAITRAQEMEKLF, from the coding sequence ATGCAACATCGCAAAATATGTTTTATCGGTGCCGGTAACATGGCAGGCGCCATCATTTCAGGCCTGGTTGAAAGTGGTTATCCGGCCAGTATGATCAGCGTTTGTGCCCCTTCCACCACCCATCGCGATGCGCTGGCCGCAAAATACGGCGTACACAGCAGCAGTGATAACAACGCCTGTGCGCAAGCGGCAGATGTCGTTGTATTGTCTGTAAAACCGCAGATGATGGCGGATGTATGTAAAGCACTGCAAAAAGACGTGGATTTTAGCGATAAGCTGGTACTGTCGATTGCCGCAGGCGTCAGCGTGGCGCGCTTCTGCGAGTTGCTGGGCGATAATCTCAACATCGTGCGCATCATGCCTAACACGCCGTCGCTGGTCGGTCAGGGCATGAGTGGCTTGTATGCACCTGTTCAGGTTTCGCAGGCAGATCGTGATTACAGCGGCGAACTGATGACTGCCGTGGGCAAAATCTGCTGGGTTGATACCGAAGAAGGTATCAACCACGTGATTGCCGCCGCAGGCAGCGCACCGGCGTATTTCTTCCTGTTTATGGAAGCAATGCAGGCTGAAGCGCAGCGTCTGGGTTTCAGTGCAGAAACCGCGCGGATGCTGGTTGAACAAGCCGCCAGCGGTGCCAGCGCACTGGTTGCGGCAAGCCCGGACACGCCATTGTCACAACTTCGTGAGAATGTGACGTCCAAAGGCGGCACCACCTTTGAAGCTCTGAAAGTGTTTACCGACCGACAATTACCGGAGATCGTTTCCGAGGCCATGCAGGCCGCCATTACCCGCGCGCAGGAAATGGAAAAACTGTTCTGA
- a CDS encoding YggS family pyridoxal phosphate-dependent enzyme: MSISQQNAIEQNLQNVREKIAAAAHLCGRPPEEITLLAVSKTKPASAVEEAIAAGQLAFGENYVQEGVDKIAHFAGHQPALTWHFIGPLQSNKSRLVAENFDWCHTIDRLKIAQRLNEQRPAGLAPLQVLIQVNISDEASKSGIAVGEVNELAMQIMAMSNLTLRGLMAIPAAETDYARQLEVFGQMREALKALQSICPQADTLSMGMTDDMPAAIAAGSTMVRIGTAIFGARDYSAKQ, translated from the coding sequence ATGAGCATTAGTCAGCAAAACGCTATTGAGCAGAACTTACAGAATGTCCGTGAGAAAATCGCAGCCGCTGCACACCTTTGCGGCAGGCCTCCGGAAGAAATTACCTTGCTTGCAGTGAGTAAAACGAAACCTGCGAGCGCTGTCGAAGAAGCGATTGCCGCCGGGCAGTTAGCATTTGGCGAAAACTACGTGCAGGAAGGCGTGGATAAAATTGCCCACTTTGCCGGACATCAGCCTGCGCTGACCTGGCATTTCATCGGGCCGTTGCAGTCGAATAAAAGCCGTCTGGTCGCGGAGAACTTCGACTGGTGTCATACCATTGACCGCCTGAAAATCGCCCAGCGCCTGAACGAGCAACGTCCGGCGGGTTTAGCGCCATTACAGGTGCTGATTCAGGTGAATATCAGTGACGAAGCCAGTAAATCTGGCATTGCTGTGGGTGAAGTTAACGAACTGGCGATGCAGATTATGGCGATGTCCAATCTGACGCTGCGCGGTCTGATGGCCATTCCGGCCGCAGAAACCGACTATGCGCGCCAGCTTGAAGTCTTCGGTCAGATGCGTGAAGCCCTGAAAGCTTTACAGAGCATTTGTCCGCAGGCCGATACTTTATCAATGGGCATGACCGATGATATGCCCGCTGCGATTGCCGCCGGAAGCACCATGGTTCGTATCGGTACCGCTATTTTCGGTGCCCGTGATTACAGCGCAAAACAGTAA
- a CDS encoding type IV pilus twitching motility protein PilT, with product MDIDGLVGRSVKQNASDLHLCTGNRPVLRIGGELCRCEDLPLIDASQMQRLVSQWLNVAEQTNLQLAGQFDKALTLAEGVRMRLNVFQQLHGLSAALRPVPARCPELATLLAPDILQQIITLEDGLILVTGATGSGKSTTLAAMIDYLNRHTTRHIITLEDPIELIHISRHCLIQQRELGLHTRSFSEAVRGALREDPDVLLLGELRDTDSIRLALTAAETGHLVLATLHTRNATQAIDRLIDVFPAEEKAFVRAQLAGSLRAVVAQKLVTQKPKEGQGKDDEKAVRVALFEVLTSTPAVCNMIREGKTHQLADILQTGAQAGMQTFAQSRQQRESAGLLAADQD from the coding sequence ATGGATATTGATGGATTAGTGGGGCGTAGTGTAAAGCAAAATGCCTCCGATCTGCACCTTTGTACCGGCAATCGGCCTGTGCTGCGTATCGGAGGGGAATTATGCCGCTGTGAGGACCTGCCGCTGATCGACGCATCGCAGATGCAAAGGCTCGTCAGCCAGTGGCTGAATGTCGCAGAACAGACGAATTTGCAGCTGGCCGGGCAATTCGATAAAGCGTTGACGCTGGCGGAAGGCGTGCGGATGCGCCTTAACGTGTTTCAGCAACTGCATGGTTTGTCGGCGGCGCTGAGGCCGGTTCCCGCCCGTTGTCCTGAACTGGCAACGCTGCTGGCACCGGATATCTTGCAGCAAATTATTACACTTGAAGATGGTCTGATCCTGGTTACCGGAGCAACGGGGAGCGGGAAGTCCACCACGCTGGCGGCAATGATTGATTACCTCAACCGCCATACGACGCGGCACATTATTACACTGGAAGATCCGATTGAGCTTATTCACATCAGCAGACATTGCCTTATCCAGCAGCGCGAACTGGGGCTGCATACCCGTTCATTCAGTGAAGCGGTACGCGGCGCTTTGCGTGAGGATCCTGACGTGTTACTGCTGGGAGAATTGCGCGACACCGATAGCATCAGGCTGGCGCTGACGGCGGCAGAAACCGGGCATCTGGTACTGGCGACGCTGCATACGCGCAATGCCACGCAGGCTATCGACCGGCTGATTGATGTCTTTCCGGCAGAAGAAAAAGCCTTTGTGCGGGCTCAGCTGGCGGGCAGTCTCAGGGCTGTCGTCGCGCAGAAACTGGTGACGCAAAAACCGAAAGAAGGGCAGGGAAAGGATGATGAAAAAGCGGTAAGAGTGGCGCTGTTCGAAGTGCTGACGTCAACACCGGCGGTGTGCAATATGATCCGCGAAGGAAAAACGCATCAGCTGGCGGATATCCTGCAAACCGGCGCACAGGCCGGAATGCAGACGTTTGCCCAAAGCCGCCAGCAGCGGGAAAGCGCAGGATTACTGGCGGCAGATCAGGACTGA
- the ruvX gene encoding Holliday junction resolvase RuvX: MANRTVFAFDFGTKSIGLAIGQEVTGTARPLTSFKAQDGTPDWQKIEKLLKEWLPDLVVVGLPLNMDGTEQPLTARARKFANRLHGRFGVQVELHDERLSTVEARADLFDRGGFRALDKGSVDAASAVIILESWFEKQWSQS; this comes from the coding sequence ATGGCTAACCGCACGGTTTTTGCTTTCGATTTCGGTACCAAAAGCATCGGTCTGGCCATCGGTCAGGAAGTCACCGGCACCGCCCGTCCGCTGACATCGTTTAAAGCACAGGACGGGACGCCGGACTGGCAAAAAATCGAAAAGCTGTTGAAAGAATGGCTGCCGGATCTGGTGGTTGTAGGTCTGCCGCTGAACATGGACGGCACAGAGCAACCGCTGACCGCCCGTGCGCGCAAATTTGCCAACCGTCTGCATGGCCGTTTCGGCGTTCAGGTTGAACTGCACGACGAACGTCTGAGCACCGTTGAAGCCCGCGCTGATTTGTTCGATCGCGGCGGCTTCCGCGCGCTGGACAAAGGCAGCGTGGATGCCGCCTCTGCGGTGATCATTCTGGAAAGCTGGTTTGAAAAGCAGTGGAGTCAGTCCTGA
- a CDS encoding YqgE/AlgH family protein, which produces MNLQHHFLIAMPGLDEPQFKRSVVYICEHNEDGAMGLVINKLVEDFTVENVLDKLDITPEPRDPNIRLDRPVFSGGPLADDRGFILHTPREGFGSSIRISDSTMITTSKDVLETLGTPDQPKDVLVALGYAAWEQGQLEKELLENSWLTIEASNDILFRTPIADRWREAAKMIGVDVGQLATHAGHA; this is translated from the coding sequence ATGAATCTACAACATCACTTTCTAATTGCGATGCCTGGCCTGGATGAACCCCAGTTCAAACGTTCGGTCGTCTATATCTGCGAACACAATGAAGACGGCGCTATGGGTCTGGTGATTAACAAACTGGTCGAAGATTTCACCGTTGAAAACGTCCTCGACAAACTGGACATCACACCCGAGCCTCGCGACCCGAACATCCGCCTCGACCGCCCGGTGTTTTCCGGTGGTCCGCTGGCAGACGACCGTGGTTTTATTCTGCACACGCCGCGCGAAGGGTTTGGCTCCAGTATCCGTATTTCGGACAGCACCATGATCACTACGTCTAAAGACGTGCTGGAAACGCTGGGCACCCCCGACCAGCCGAAAGATGTGCTGGTAGCGCTCGGGTACGCCGCATGGGAACAGGGCCAGCTGGAAAAAGAGCTGCTGGAAAATTCCTGGCTGACCATTGAAGCCAGCAATGACATTTTATTCCGCACCCCGATTGCTGACCGCTGGCGTGAAGCCGCGAAAATGATCGGCGTTGACGTCGGCCAGCTTGCCACCCATGCAGGGCACGCATAA
- the gshB gene encoding glutathione synthase: MIKLGIVMDPISSINIKKDTSFAMLLEAQSRGYELHYMEMNSLYLRGGEGRATTKKLSVKQDYDGWYEFGTEQDIALQELDVILMRKDPPFDTEFIYATYILERAEEKGTLIVNKPQSLRDCNEKLFTAWFPELTPDTLVTRNAAQLKAFHKEHTDVILKPLDGMGGASIFRLKPEDANVSVVIETLTEHGSRFCMAQNYLPAIKDGDKRVLVVDGEPVPYCLARIPAQGETRGNLAAGGRGEARPLSESDWAIARTVAPILKQKGLIFVGLDIIGDRLTEINVTSPTCAREIEAAFPISVTGMLMDAIEKRLAAR, translated from the coding sequence ATGATCAAGCTTGGCATCGTGATGGACCCGATTTCTTCCATCAACATCAAAAAAGACACCAGTTTCGCTATGTTGCTGGAAGCGCAGAGTCGTGGCTATGAGCTGCACTACATGGAAATGAATTCCCTGTATCTGCGCGGCGGCGAAGGCCGTGCGACCACCAAAAAACTCAGCGTGAAGCAGGATTACGACGGCTGGTATGAGTTCGGCACTGAGCAGGATATCGCCCTGCAGGAACTGGATGTCATCCTGATGCGTAAGGATCCTCCGTTCGATACTGAATTCATTTACGCCACCTATATCCTTGAACGCGCGGAAGAAAAAGGCACGCTGATCGTTAACAAACCGCAGAGCCTGCGTGACTGTAACGAAAAGCTGTTCACCGCGTGGTTCCCGGAACTGACGCCGGATACGCTGGTAACCCGCAATGCGGCGCAGCTGAAAGCGTTCCATAAAGAACACACTGACGTGATCCTCAAGCCGCTCGACGGCATGGGTGGCGCTTCAATCTTCCGTCTGAAACCAGAAGACGCGAACGTTTCTGTGGTGATTGAAACGCTGACCGAACACGGCAGTCGTTTCTGTATGGCACAAAATTATCTGCCCGCCATCAAAGACGGTGACAAACGCGTTCTGGTGGTCGACGGCGAGCCGGTGCCTTACTGCCTGGCGCGTATTCCGGCGCAGGGCGAAACCCGTGGTAATCTGGCCGCCGGTGGCCGTGGCGAAGCCCGTCCGCTGAGCGAAAGTGACTGGGCGATAGCCCGCACTGTCGCGCCAATCCTGAAGCAGAAAGGCCTGATTTTTGTCGGTCTGGATATTATCGGCGACCGCCTGACTGAAATTAACGTCACCAGCCCGACCTGTGCGCGTGAAATCGAAGCGGCATTCCCGATTTCCGTCACTGGTATGCTGATGGACGCTATCGAAAAGCGTCTGGCTGCCCGATAA
- the rsmE gene encoding 16S rRNA (uracil(1498)-N(3))-methyltransferase, whose amino-acid sequence MRIPRIYHPETLTAHSEIALSEDAANHVGRVLRMQPGQAIQLFDGSNQVFDASITQVDKKSVRVSLSEGVLSDNESPLDLHLGQVISRGEKMEFTIQKSIELGVNTITPLFSERCGVKLDGERLEKKLQQWQKIAIAACEQCGRNRIPEIRPVMQLEAWCAEQDDSLKLNLHPRASHSINTLPLPVSHVRLLIGPEGGLSADEIAMTSGYGFTDILLGPRVLRTETTALTAITALQVRFGDLG is encoded by the coding sequence ATGCGCATACCCCGCATTTATCATCCGGAAACCCTGACCGCTCACAGCGAAATTGCGCTGAGCGAAGATGCCGCAAACCATGTCGGACGCGTTCTGCGGATGCAGCCCGGTCAGGCGATCCAGTTATTTGATGGCAGCAATCAGGTTTTCGACGCCAGCATCACGCAGGTTGATAAGAAAAGTGTGCGTGTCAGCCTGAGCGAAGGCGTGCTGTCAGACAACGAATCCCCGCTGGATCTGCATCTCGGCCAGGTGATTTCACGCGGCGAGAAGATGGAATTCACCATCCAGAAATCTATCGAGCTTGGCGTAAATACCATTACTCCGCTGTTCTCTGAGCGCTGCGGCGTCAAACTTGACGGCGAACGCCTGGAGAAAAAATTGCAGCAATGGCAGAAAATTGCCATCGCAGCCTGCGAACAATGCGGACGTAACCGCATCCCTGAAATTCGCCCGGTGATGCAGCTCGAAGCCTGGTGTGCCGAACAGGATGACAGCCTGAAGCTGAACCTGCATCCGCGCGCCAGCCACAGTATTAACACCCTGCCGCTACCGGTGAGCCACGTTCGCTTACTGATCGGCCCGGAAGGCGGTTTATCCGCTGACGAAATTGCAATGACCTCCGGCTACGGATTTACTGATATCCTGCTGGGACCCCGTGTTCTGCGTACAGAAACCACAGCACTCACCGCGATAACGGCCTTACAGGTTCGTTTCGGCGATCTGGGTTAA
- the endA gene encoding deoxyribonuclease I, with translation MFRKTFLSFLFIGALAPLSALSQSGHAINNFSQAKAAAVKINQGAPTFYCGCNISWQGKKGTPDLQSCGYQVRKSEQRASRIEWEHVVPAWQFGHQMQCWQDGGRKNCAKNADYRQVETDLHNLQPAIGEVNGDRNNFMYSQWNGGEGQYGRCEMKVDFKAKAAEPPARARGAIARTYFYMRDQYKLNLSRQQTQLFTAWDRQYPVTSWECERDNRIASVQGNHNPYVQQACAQRKS, from the coding sequence ATGTTTCGTAAAACGTTCTTATCTTTTCTGTTTATCGGTGCGCTGGCACCGCTGAGCGCCTTGAGCCAGTCTGGTCATGCCATCAATAATTTCTCTCAGGCCAAAGCCGCAGCGGTAAAAATTAATCAGGGTGCGCCGACCTTCTATTGCGGCTGTAACATCAGCTGGCAGGGGAAAAAAGGCACGCCGGATCTGCAATCCTGCGGCTATCAGGTTCGTAAAAGTGAACAACGCGCCAGCCGGATTGAGTGGGAACATGTGGTTCCTGCGTGGCAGTTTGGGCATCAGATGCAGTGCTGGCAGGATGGCGGACGTAAAAATTGTGCGAAAAACGCGGATTATCGTCAGGTTGAAACCGACCTGCACAACCTGCAACCCGCGATCGGCGAAGTGAATGGCGACCGTAATAATTTTATGTACAGTCAATGGAATGGTGGTGAAGGTCAGTATGGCCGCTGCGAAATGAAAGTCGACTTCAAGGCCAAGGCCGCTGAGCCGCCAGCCCGTGCCCGCGGTGCCATCGCACGTACCTATTTCTACATGCGCGATCAGTACAAACTGAATCTGTCCCGTCAGCAGACCCAGCTCTTTACCGCCTGGGATCGCCAGTATCCGGTCACTTCATGGGAATGTGAGCGCGATAATCGCATCGCCAGCGTACAGGGCAATCATAACCCTTACGTTCAGCAAGCTTGCGCACAACGAAAAAGCTAA
- a CDS encoding SprT family zinc-dependent metalloprotease, producing MKTSRLPIALQQAVMRCLREKLRMANQFFGTDYTEPEITYQQRGTSAGSAYLQHWQIRLNPVLLMENQQPFIDEVVPHELAHLLVYRRFGRAPAPHGKEWRWMMEHVLGVSASRTHKFEVASVQSKTYPYLCACRDHQLTVRRHNKVMRKESEYRCRHCGELLRFNAKGTTNC from the coding sequence ATGAAAACCTCACGTCTCCCCATCGCCCTGCAACAGGCCGTTATGCGCTGTCTGCGGGAAAAACTCCGGATGGCAAATCAGTTTTTTGGCACCGATTACACGGAGCCGGAAATCACTTATCAGCAACGCGGCACCAGCGCGGGCAGCGCGTATCTGCAACACTGGCAAATCCGGCTCAATCCGGTATTGCTGATGGAAAACCAGCAGCCTTTTATCGATGAAGTGGTACCGCACGAACTGGCGCACCTGCTGGTATATCGTCGGTTTGGCCGGGCACCTGCGCCGCACGGCAAAGAGTGGCGCTGGATGATGGAACATGTTCTGGGCGTTTCAGCCAGCAGAACGCACAAGTTTGAAGTCGCCTCCGTGCAAAGCAAAACCTATCCGTATTTATGCGCCTGCCGTGACCATCAGCTGACCGTGCGTCGTCATAATAAAGTGATGCGCAAAGAGTCAGAATACCGCTGCCGCCATTGTGGCGAGCTGTTACGGTTTAATGCTAAAGGCACCACTAACTGCTGA
- a CDS encoding sugar porter family MFS transporter: MNNSTSTKGKRSNKSVTFFVCFLAALAGLLFGLDIGVIAGALPFISHDFQITNHQQEWVVSSMMFGAAVGAVGSGWLNFRLGRKYSLMIGAVLFVIGSLCSAFAPNAEILIVARVLLGLAVGIASYTAPIYLSEIAPEKIRGSMISMYQLMITIGILAAYLSDTAFSYTGAWRWMLGIITIPALLLLIGVFFLPDSPRWLAARGDDGKARRVLEKLRDSSEQAKRELDEIRESLKVKQSGWGLFVNNKNFRRAVYLGILLQVMQQFTGMNVIMYYAPKIFGIAGFASTSQQMWGTVIVGLVNVLATFIAIGLVDRWGRKPTLKLGFLVMAVGMGVLGTMLHIGVESDAAKYFSIAMLLMFIVGFAMSAGPLIWVLCSEIQPLKGRDFGITVSTATNWIANMIVGATFLTMLDSLGNANTFWVYAALNVVFIFITIALIPETKNVSLEHIERNLMKGEALRDIGK; encoded by the coding sequence ATGAACAACTCAACTTCGACCAAAGGAAAACGCTCGAATAAAAGCGTCACTTTCTTTGTCTGTTTTCTCGCTGCACTTGCCGGACTGCTGTTCGGCTTAGATATCGGCGTCATCGCTGGTGCCCTGCCCTTTATCAGCCATGACTTCCAGATCACAAACCACCAACAGGAGTGGGTTGTCAGTTCCATGATGTTTGGTGCTGCCGTCGGTGCTGTCGGCAGCGGCTGGCTGAACTTCCGCCTGGGACGTAAATACAGCCTGATGATTGGCGCGGTTCTGTTCGTTATCGGCTCCCTGTGTTCCGCCTTTGCACCCAATGCAGAAATCCTGATTGTTGCCCGCGTTCTGCTGGGTCTGGCAGTCGGTATCGCGTCTTACACCGCACCCATTTACCTGTCAGAAATCGCACCGGAAAAAATCCGCGGCAGCATGATTTCCATGTATCAGCTGATGATCACTATCGGTATCCTGGCGGCGTATCTGTCTGATACCGCGTTCAGCTATACCGGCGCATGGCGCTGGATGCTGGGTATCATCACCATTCCTGCGTTGCTGCTGCTGATTGGTGTCTTCTTCCTGCCGGACAGCCCGCGCTGGCTGGCCGCACGTGGCGATGACGGTAAAGCGCGTCGCGTACTGGAAAAACTGCGTGATTCCAGCGAGCAGGCTAAACGCGAACTGGATGAAATCCGTGAAAGCCTGAAAGTAAAACAAAGCGGCTGGGGACTGTTTGTTAACAACAAAAACTTCCGTCGTGCGGTTTACCTCGGCATTCTGTTGCAGGTGATGCAGCAGTTCACCGGTATGAACGTCATCATGTACTACGCACCAAAAATCTTCGGCATCGCCGGTTTCGCCAGCACGTCACAGCAGATGTGGGGCACGGTTATTGTCGGTCTGGTCAACGTTCTGGCGACCTTCATTGCTATCGGTCTGGTTGACCGCTGGGGCCGTAAACCAACGCTGAAACTGGGCTTCCTGGTCATGGCCGTCGGTATGGGCGTGCTGGGTACCATGCTGCATATCGGTGTTGAATCCGATGCGGCAAAATACTTCTCCATCGCCATGCTGCTGATGTTCATCGTCGGTTTTGCAATGAGTGCCGGTCCGCTGATCTGGGTATTGTGTTCTGAAATTCAGCCGCTGAAAGGCCGTGATTTTGGTATCACTGTGTCCACCGCGACTAACTGGATCGCCAACATGATCGTCGGTGCGACCTTCCTGACCATGCTCGACAGCCTCGGTAACGCCAACACCTTCTGGGTGTACGCTGCGCTGAACGTAGTCTTCATCTTCATCACCATTGCATTGATCCCTGAGACTAAAAACGTCTCTCTGGAACACATCGAACGCAACCTGATGAAAGGCGAAGCCCTGCGCGACATCGGTAAGTAA
- a CDS encoding fimbria/pilus periplasmic chaperone, producing MRRSQTQWLVSGLKIFPPLMLAMPALCFANITVSPMKVKLNEQHATTVVISSKSETTQYIQGKITEVHNPGTAEENETPAPQGAQNSLVVSPLKFGLPAGNSQQVRIVGLGESNEEKIYRVHFQSMTPEEFKNTASDKNFTSALSLTIVWGVVVMVPPAKPVARLGWDTSRQQITNTGNIHLLVNRIGLCDSDKKDARCQWKALKKNVYPGKPYPPALTFSASASSEKIRIDYFNDYTQKQEVENFPFK from the coding sequence ATGCGCAGGTCACAGACACAATGGCTGGTCTCCGGTCTGAAAATATTCCCGCCCCTGATGCTGGCGATGCCTGCCTTGTGTTTCGCCAATATCACCGTTTCACCGATGAAAGTGAAGCTCAATGAGCAACATGCAACGACGGTGGTCATCAGTTCTAAAAGCGAAACGACGCAATATATTCAGGGAAAAATCACCGAAGTTCACAATCCCGGCACCGCAGAAGAAAACGAAACGCCGGCACCGCAAGGCGCGCAAAATAGCCTGGTGGTTTCACCGCTGAAATTTGGATTGCCTGCCGGTAACAGTCAGCAGGTGAGGATCGTCGGTCTGGGGGAAAGCAATGAAGAAAAAATCTATCGTGTCCATTTTCAGTCGATGACACCGGAAGAATTTAAAAATACAGCAAGCGATAAAAATTTCACCAGCGCTCTGAGCCTGACCATTGTCTGGGGCGTGGTTGTGATGGTGCCCCCTGCAAAACCGGTCGCCAGACTGGGTTGGGACACCTCTCGTCAGCAAATCACCAATACGGGAAACATTCATCTGTTAGTGAATCGTATCGGCCTGTGTGACAGCGATAAAAAAGACGCCCGCTGCCAGTGGAAAGCGCTGAAGAAAAACGTCTATCCGGGCAAGCCATACCCTCCGGCCTTAACATTTTCTGCTTCAGCATCGTCTGAAAAAATTCGAATCGATTATTTCAACGATTACACTCAAAAGCAGGAAGTGGAGAATTTTCCGTTTAAGTAA